A DNA window from Helianthus annuus cultivar XRQ/B chromosome 15, HanXRQr2.0-SUNRISE, whole genome shotgun sequence contains the following coding sequences:
- the LOC110937415 gene encoding beta-galactosidase 13 produces the protein MVLSTRLVVMLLLTVLVITAFNEYTPGPVTYNAKSVIVGGNPILIFSGSIHYPRSTPEMWPDIIRMAKEGGLNTIATYVFWNAHEPVQGQYNFTGNYDLVKFIKLIAEHKMYVVLRLGPFIQAEWNLGGLPFWLRDIPNIVFRSYNEPYMKHMKRYIEYMVNMMKAEKLFAPQGGPIIMAQVENEYNHVQESYKEKGTQYVKWAADMATSLYPDVPWIMCKQKDAPQNVISTCNGRHCADTFMGPNSPDKPSLWTENWTAQYRVFGDPPSQRAAEDIAFSVTRFFMNNGSMTNYYMYHGGTNFGRTSSSFVTTRYYDEAPLDEFGLIKEPKWSHLRDLHKVLRMMKKLFLTGTRKVQEINKFVQIITYEKPESKLCAAFLSNKHKKIHRTVDFRGKQYFLTRRSVTILPDCKNIVFNTELITSQHNSRTFVPSKRANNFKWESYRESIPTFNDLQMRSKTPMELTAATKDTTDYMWYSTSINLDKDDLPMRADIMPVIRIQSLGDALLTFVNGQYIGFGHGSFIEKSFTFSKPVSLKLGANHISILAMTVGLPNSGAYMEKRFSGIRAVMLQGMSCGTLDITLNQWGHKVGVEGESLQLFTEEGSTKVKWVPATRPGTPITWYKTRFNAPEGNDPVAIKMERMGKGVVWVNGYSIGRYWDNYRSPLGAPSQTEYHIPRSYLKPKNNLLVVYEESSGTIDGIVINTVNRDIICSNMGEDYPPNVDSWKMDNDILKAVVEKPKPGAQLTCDPDKFIKEIQFVGFGNPWGSCGTYMQGTCQAPNAKKVVEKACLGKNSCRVPIDRAILGEPTGDASCAQEKVKRLAIQVRCGRKNEI, from the exons atggtactgtcaacccgacttgtggttatgttactactcacagt CCTTGTGATAACCGCATTT AACGAATATACCCCTGGACCTGTGACATACAATGCCAAGTCCGTTATTGTTGGTGGGAATCCGATACTTATATTCTCGGGTTCCATTCATTATCCTCGAAGCACTCCTGAG ATGTGGCCAGATATTATAAGAATGGCAAAAGAAGGAGGATTAAACACTATTGCAACTTATGTTTTTTGGAACGCTCATGAGCCTGTTCAAGGCCAG TATAATTTTACAGGAAATTATGATTTGGTGAAATTTATCAAATTAATTGCTGAACATAAAATGTATGTTGTTCTACGACTTGGGCCCTTCATTCAGGCAGAATGGAATCTTGG AGGACTGCCATTCTGGTTAAGAGACATCCCCAACATCGTATTCCGCTCATATAACGAACCATACATG AAACATATGAAAAGATACATCGAATATATGGTAAATATGATGAAGGCGGAGAAGTTGTTTGCGCCTCAAGGAGGACCTATCATCATGGCACAG GTTGAAAACGAGTACAATCATGTTCAAGAATCATACAAAGAAAAAGGCACTCAATACGTCAAGTGGGCAGCAGACATGGCAACCTCGTTGTATCCCGATGTCCCGTGGATCATGTGCAAGCAAAAGGATGCTCCTCAGAATGTT ATAAGTACATGCAATGGAAGGCATTGTGCAGATACCTTTATGGGCCCAAATAGCCCAGACAAGCCTTCTTTATGGACTGAAAACTGGACCGCTCA ATACCGGGTTTTTGGAGACCCACCATCTCAAAGAGCTGCTGAAGATATTGCATTCTCAGTTACTCGGTTCTTCATGAACAATGGAAGCATGACTAATTACTACATG TATCACGGTGGTACCAACTTCGGAAGAACTAGCTCGTCATTTGTGACCACTCGCTACTATGATGAAGCTCCCCTTGACGAATTTG GGTTGATAAAAGAACCCAAATGGAGTCACCTTCGAGACCTTCACAAAGtcttgaggatgatgaagaagctCTTTCTTACGGGTACTCGTAAAGTACAAGAGATCAATAAGTTTGTCCAA ATTATAACGTATGAAAAACCCGAAAGCAAGCTTTGTGCGGCTTTCTTGAGCAACAAGCACAAGAAAATTCATCGGACTGTTGATTTTAGGGGAAAACAATATTTCCTTACTCGACGATCCGTTACGATCCTTCCTGATTGCAAAAATATCGTTTTTAACACAGAACTT ATCACGTCACAACATAACTCAAGGACCTTCGTCCCTTCAAAAAGAGCTAACAATTTTAAATGGGAAAGCTACCGGGAGTCTATTCCAACATTTAACGATTTACAGATGCGAAGTAAAACACCAATGGAGCTCACCGCCGCGACTAAAGATACCACAGATTATATGTGGTATAGTACCAG CATAAATCTTGATAAAGATGATCTACCTATGCGAGCAGATATCATGCCGGTTATTCGAATTCAAAGTCTTGGTGATGCTTTATTAACGTTTGTTAACGGACAATATATAG GGTTTGGACATGGAAGCTTCATAGAAAAATCATTTACGTTTTCTAAACCTGTGAGTTTGAAGCTCGGAGCCAATCATATATCAATCTTGGCAATGACAGTTGGATTACCG AACAGTGGAGCGTATATGGAGAAGAGGTTTTCGGGTATCCGAGCTGTTATGCTGCAGGGTATGAGTTGTGGTACTCTTGATATCACTCTTAACCAATGGGGGCATAag GTTGGCGTTGAGGGAGAATCCCTTCAATTATTCACAGAAGAAGGATCGACGAAAGTTAAATGGGTCCCGGCAACCAGACCGGGAACACCTATTACATGGTATAAG ACGCGTTTTAATGCCCCAGAAGGAAACGATCCGGTGGCTATTAAGATGGAGAGAATGGGCAAAGGAGTAGTTTGGGTCAATGGTTACAGCATTGGTCGTTATTGGGACAATTATCGTTCTCCACTAGGAGCACCTTCTCAAACCGA GTATCACATCCCAAGGTCATATTTAAAACCAAAGAACAACCTTTTGGTCGTGTACGAGGAGAGTAGTGGAACAATAGACGGTATTGTGATCAACACTGTGAATCGTGATATAATTTGTAGCAACATGGGTGAAGACTATCCACCAAATGTCGACTCATGGAAGATGGACAACGACATTCTCAAAGCAGTGGTTGAAAAGCCTAAACCTGGAGCTCAACTTACTTGCGACCCCGATAAATTTATCAAGGAAATCCAATTTGTGGGCTTTGGCAATCCATGGGGATCTTGTGGTACCTATATGCAAGGAACATGTCAAGCCCCTAATGCCAAGAAAGTTGTTGAAAAG